The following are from one region of the Polaribacter marinaquae genome:
- the dnaK gene encoding molecular chaperone DnaK produces MSKIIGIDLGTTNSCVSVMEGNEPVVIPNAEGKRTTPSIVAFVEGGERKIGDPAKRQAVTNPTKTVSSIKRFMGNKFSESSNEVKRVPYKVVKGDNDTPRVDIDGRLYTPQEISAMVLQKMKKTAEDYLGSDVTSAVITVPAYFNDAQRQATKEAGEIAGLKVERIINEPTAAALAYGMDKANDDKKIVVFDFGGGTHDVSILELGDGVFEVLATDGDTHLGGDDVDAKIIDWLAAEFKADENMDLTTDPMALQRLKEAAEKAKIELSSSASTEINLPYITATASGPKHLVRTLSRSKFEQLIDDLIKRTIEPCKTALKNADLSTSEIDEIILVGGSTRIPAIQEAVEKFFGKSPSKGVNPDEVVSLGAAIQGGVLSGDVKDVLLLDVTPLSLGIETMGNVFTKLIDANTTIPTKKSQVFSTAVDNQPSVEIHVLQGERAMAADNNTIGRFHLDGLPPAQRGVPQIEVTFDIDANGIIKVSALDKGTNKSHEIRIEASSGLSEEEIEKMRQDAEANAEADKAAKETAEKVNGADSMIFQTEKQLKEFGDKLSDDKKGPIEAALVELKAAHESKDLAQIDAAMEKINEAWKVASEEMYAAEQAAGGADAGAQQGQPEAGNADQGDNVEDVDFEEVK; encoded by the coding sequence ATGAGTAAAATAATTGGAATCGATTTAGGAACAACAAACTCTTGTGTTTCTGTAATGGAAGGAAATGAGCCAGTTGTAATTCCTAATGCTGAAGGAAAAAGAACTACACCATCTATTGTTGCCTTTGTAGAAGGAGGAGAACGTAAAATTGGTGACCCTGCAAAAAGACAGGCAGTAACAAACCCAACAAAAACAGTTTCTTCTATTAAACGTTTTATGGGTAATAAATTTTCTGAATCTTCTAACGAAGTTAAAAGAGTACCTTATAAAGTAGTAAAAGGAGATAATGATACACCTAGAGTAGATATTGATGGTCGTTTATATACACCTCAAGAAATTTCTGCAATGGTTCTTCAAAAAATGAAAAAAACTGCTGAAGATTATTTAGGATCTGATGTAACTTCTGCAGTTATTACAGTACCTGCATATTTTAACGATGCACAAAGACAAGCTACTAAAGAAGCAGGTGAAATTGCTGGTTTAAAAGTAGAAAGAATTATTAACGAGCCTACTGCAGCTGCTTTAGCTTATGGTATGGACAAAGCTAATGATGATAAAAAAATTGTTGTTTTTGATTTTGGTGGTGGTACACATGATGTTTCTATCTTAGAATTAGGAGACGGAGTTTTTGAAGTTTTAGCTACAGATGGTGATACACACTTAGGTGGAGATGATGTTGATGCTAAAATTATCGATTGGTTAGCTGCAGAATTTAAAGCTGATGAAAACATGGATTTAACTACAGATCCTATGGCTTTACAACGTTTAAAAGAAGCTGCAGAAAAAGCGAAGATAGAATTATCTTCTTCTGCTTCAACAGAAATTAACTTACCTTATATTACTGCAACTGCAAGCGGTCCTAAACACTTAGTTAGAACTTTAAGCAGATCTAAATTTGAGCAGTTAATTGATGATTTAATTAAAAGAACTATTGAGCCATGTAAAACTGCATTAAAAAATGCTGATTTATCAACTTCTGAAATAGATGAAATTATTTTAGTGGGTGGTTCTACTAGAATACCTGCAATACAAGAAGCTGTAGAAAAATTCTTTGGAAAATCACCAAGTAAAGGAGTAAACCCAGATGAGGTTGTTTCTTTAGGTGCTGCAATACAAGGTGGAGTTTTATCTGGAGATGTTAAAGATGTATTATTATTAGATGTTACACCTTTATCTTTAGGTATCGAAACAATGGGGAATGTTTTCACTAAATTGATAGATGCAAACACAACTATTCCTACAAAAAAATCTCAAGTATTTTCTACTGCTGTAGACAACCAACCTTCTGTAGAAATTCACGTTTTACAAGGTGAAAGAGCAATGGCAGCAGACAACAATACAATTGGTCGTTTCCATTTAGATGGTTTACCACCAGCACAAAGAGGTGTACCTCAAATTGAAGTAACTTTTGATATTGATGCCAATGGTATTATTAAAGTTTCTGCTTTAGATAAAGGTACAAACAAATCTCATGAAATTAGAATCGAAGCTTCTTCTGGTTTATCTGAAGAAGAAATCGAAAAAATGAGACAAGATGCTGAAGCTAATGCTGAAGCTGATAAAGCTGCTAAAGAAACTGCGGAAAAAGTAAATGGAGCTGATTCTATGATCTTTCAAACAGAAAAGCAATTAAAAGAATTTGGTGATAAATTATCTGATGATAAAAAAGGACCAATTGAAGCTGCTTTAGTAGAATTAAAAGCTGCACATGAATCTAAAGACTTAGCTCAAATTGATGCTGCTATGGAAAAGATAAATGAAGCTTGGAAAGTTGCTTCTGAAGAAATGTATGCTGCTGAACAAGCTGCAGGTGGCGCAGATGCAGGTGCACAACAAGGTCAACCAGAAGCTGGTAATGCAGATCAAGGTGACAATGTAGAAGATGTAGATTTCGAAGAAGTAAAGTAA
- a CDS encoding DUF2853 family protein — MSKFDEKVAQYSKFMDEKGLSYDADLLKAVTKGLGPSIYKRDAETVSGSDAKELLTVKKNFLMKKLGLEDGPKLDEAIAKVVDAIGKSERNKYRAVVYYMLAKEFNKESVYGM, encoded by the coding sequence ATGAGTAAATTTGACGAGAAAGTAGCACAGTATTCTAAGTTTATGGACGAAAAAGGTCTAAGTTATGATGCTGATTTATTAAAAGCAGTAACTAAAGGTTTAGGGCCATCTATTTATAAAAGAGATGCAGAAACTGTGTCTGGTTCTGATGCAAAAGAATTATTAACTGTTAAGAAAAATTTCTTAATGAAGAAGTTAGGTTTAGAAGATGGACCAAAATTGGACGAAGCTATTGCTAAAGTTGTAGATGCAATAGGTAAATCTGAAAGAAATAAATACAGAGCAGTTGTTTACTATATGTTAGCTAAAGAGTTTAATAAAGAGTCTGTTTACGGAATGTAG
- a CDS encoding L-serine ammonia-lyase encodes MSQFISVFDMLKIGVGPSSSHTLGPWRAAEQWVKTLREHNFLEKLDAVKVDLYGSLSLTGKGHATDLAILLGLSEADPEYIPIEDVFIIVDRINTQEELYFKGGKTIPFYKDSIVFNRDFLPFHSNGVTFRGFCKGEEISTETYFSIGGGFIVQENDHLEEEIEINKKNFPYPINRAIQLEEYCEKENLLISDIVFKNELEINSADKIDAELSRIWDTMLECMYIGCHTEGTLPGGLNVKRRAFGTHQKLIKDATYKNPQEWIKAIRSTEVKFREILKWVSCFALSVNEVNASLGRVVTAPTNGSAGVIPAVLMYYLVIENHEADFKQIKQFLLTAGEIGSIFKKNATISAAMGGCQAEIGVSSAMAAGALTELLGGTPAQSLSAAEIAMEHHLGLTCDPIAGLVQVPCIERNSMGAIKAIHAAEIALETNPKESLVHLDKVIDTMWETAKDMNKNYKETSEGGLAVTVRMVDC; translated from the coding sequence ATGTCGCAATTTATTAGTGTTTTTGATATGTTAAAGATTGGCGTTGGCCCTTCTAGTTCACATACTTTAGGTCCTTGGCGCGCTGCAGAACAGTGGGTTAAAACGTTAAGAGAGCATAATTTTTTAGAAAAGTTAGATGCTGTTAAAGTAGATTTGTACGGTTCTTTATCTTTAACAGGTAAGGGGCACGCCACAGATTTGGCAATTTTATTAGGTTTAAGTGAAGCAGATCCTGAGTATATACCTATCGAAGACGTTTTTATTATTGTTGATAGAATTAATACACAAGAAGAACTTTATTTTAAAGGAGGTAAAACAATACCTTTTTACAAAGATTCTATAGTTTTTAATAGAGATTTTTTACCTTTTCATTCTAACGGTGTTACTTTTCGAGGTTTTTGTAAAGGTGAAGAAATTTCTACAGAAACTTATTTTTCTATTGGTGGAGGCTTTATTGTGCAAGAAAATGATCATTTAGAAGAAGAGATAGAAATCAATAAAAAGAATTTTCCGTATCCAATAAACAGAGCGATACAGTTAGAAGAATATTGTGAAAAAGAAAACTTATTAATTTCTGATATTGTTTTTAAAAATGAATTAGAAATAAATTCCGCAGATAAAATAGACGCAGAATTATCTAGAATTTGGGATACAATGTTAGAGTGTATGTATATTGGTTGTCATACAGAAGGTACATTACCCGGTGGTTTAAATGTAAAGAGAAGAGCTTTTGGTACACATCAAAAATTAATAAAAGACGCTACTTATAAAAATCCACAAGAATGGATTAAGGCAATTCGAAGTACAGAAGTTAAGTTTAGAGAAATTTTAAAATGGGTAAGCTGTTTTGCATTATCTGTTAACGAAGTAAATGCATCTTTAGGAAGGGTGGTTACAGCCCCAACAAACGGAAGTGCAGGTGTTATTCCGGCAGTATTGATGTATTATTTGGTTATTGAAAATCATGAAGCAGATTTTAAACAAATTAAACAATTCTTATTAACTGCGGGCGAAATTGGTAGTATTTTTAAGAAAAATGCTACGATTTCTGCAGCTATGGGTGGTTGTCAAGCAGAAATTGGTGTTTCTTCTGCAATGGCTGCGGGTGCATTAACAGAATTGTTAGGCGGTACACCAGCTCAATCTTTATCAGCAGCAGAAATTGCAATGGAACACCATTTGGGTTTAACTTGCGATCCTATTGCTGGTTTGGTACAAGTGCCTTGTATAGAACGTAATTCTATGGGCGCAATTAAAGCGATTCATGCAGCAGAAATTGCATTAGAAACCAATCCTAAAGAATCTTTAGTGCATTTAGATAAAGTGATCGATACTATGTGGGAAACTGCGAAAGACATGAATAAGAATTACAAAGAAACATCAGAAGGTGGTTTGGCTGTAACCGTAAGAATGGTAGATTGTTAA
- a CDS encoding DUF2809 domain-containing protein, with protein sequence MQINKKYLLFFLLIFFVEILIALFVRDQFIRPFIGDVLVTVLLFAFCRIFYKGNALKLALGVLIFSFAIEFLQYLKLIEILGLQNNKIAVTVLGATFDWLDLLAYLLGVLISYFIDKKLITPKN encoded by the coding sequence ATGCAAATCAATAAAAAATATCTTTTATTCTTTTTACTAATATTTTTTGTAGAAATTTTAATTGCTTTATTTGTAAGAGATCAATTTATTAGACCTTTTATAGGCGATGTATTGGTAACCGTTTTACTGTTTGCTTTTTGTAGAATATTTTACAAGGGTAACGCTTTAAAATTAGCTCTTGGCGTTTTAATATTCTCATTTGCCATAGAGTTTTTACAGTATTTAAAATTGATAGAAATTCTTGGTTTACAAAATAACAAAATAGCGGTTACAGTTTTAGGCGCAACTTTCGATTGGTTAGATCTTTTAGCATATCTTTTAGGAGTTTTAATTTCTTATTTTATTGATAAAAAATTAATTACTCCTAAAAATTAA
- the yaaA gene encoding peroxide stress protein YaaA, which yields MKIIISPAKSLDFESKASTEIFTQPRFLDKSEKLSKKLKSISKNKLSELMKISDDLAALNYDRNQAWSTPFTKENAKQAIYSFTGAVFQGIDVTTLKEDKIPVLQDKLRILSGLYGLLKPLDLIQPYRLEMGTKLKVGRTENLYKFWDNDLADSLNNELTDDELLVNLASSEYFKALPKKTLKVPMITPVFKDFKNGQYKTIMTYAKKARGLMVRYIIENDVETIEDLKGFNVDKYRFSEEMSSGNDLVFTR from the coding sequence ATGAAAATCATAATATCACCAGCAAAGTCTTTAGATTTTGAAAGCAAAGCATCTACAGAAATCTTTACACAACCACGTTTTTTAGATAAATCTGAAAAATTGAGTAAAAAATTAAAATCGATTTCTAAAAATAAATTATCAGAATTAATGAAAATTTCTGATGATTTAGCTGCACTTAATTATGATAGAAACCAAGCTTGGAGCACTCCCTTCACAAAAGAAAATGCCAAACAAGCAATTTATTCTTTTACCGGAGCCGTTTTTCAAGGAATTGATGTAACAACTTTAAAAGAAGATAAAATACCCGTTTTACAAGATAAGCTTAGAATTCTTTCTGGCTTGTATGGTTTATTAAAACCTTTAGATTTAATTCAACCATATCGCTTAGAAATGGGAACAAAATTAAAGGTAGGTAGAACAGAAAACTTATATAAGTTTTGGGATAATGACTTAGCAGATTCTCTTAATAACGAATTAACTGATGACGAATTACTTGTAAATTTAGCAAGCTCAGAGTATTTTAAGGCTTTACCTAAAAAAACATTAAAAGTACCAATGATAACACCTGTTTTTAAAGATTTTAAAAACGGACAATATAAAACTATTATGACCTATGCCAAAAAAGCTCGTGGTTTAATGGTACGCTACATTATAGAAAACGATGTTGAAACCATAGAAGATTTAAAAGGCTTTAATGTTGATAAATATCGTTTTTCTGAAGAAATGTCTTCTGGTAACGATTTGGTTTTTACTAGATAA
- a CDS encoding DUF2914 domain-containing protein, whose protein sequence is MIRISKNITYKESRFYQYIKRHQKYAPLLFFIGGFTWDSLTLGRIDRVYDIVILCTYITLLTASIYIYNLVDGEKWKNTFFRKNEAYLPLAIQFFLGGLTSAYVIYFSRSVSLSKTASFFLILLFLLFANEFFKKRVSNKYLQFGAYFFVNFTFLSFFIPVILKKMNTEIFIISGLISLVSTFLLIILVYKNSYSTRVAMVKWKMFGLIFSIYILINTFYYFRLIPPVPLALDKGVVAHNIQIQNGNYKVSYEIDNWYIFWRDHKIDFNRTINKPVYVFTSIFAPTDLKKKIYHQWKWYNKTLDSWQNLDKIGFEITGGRDNGYRGYSYKNNVKDGMWKVEVVTEEDLVLGVVDFNIKTGKSSRKTNLKVREF, encoded by the coding sequence ATGATAAGGATTAGTAAAAACATTACGTACAAAGAGTCTCGTTTTTATCAGTATATAAAAAGACATCAAAAATACGCGCCTTTACTTTTTTTTATAGGTGGTTTTACTTGGGATTCTTTAACACTTGGTAGAATTGATCGTGTTTATGATATCGTAATACTATGCACTTATATAACGCTTTTAACAGCTAGTATTTACATTTATAATTTGGTTGATGGTGAGAAATGGAAAAATACTTTTTTTAGAAAAAATGAAGCGTATTTACCTTTAGCCATTCAGTTTTTTTTAGGAGGATTAACAAGTGCGTATGTAATTTATTTTTCTAGAAGTGTTTCTTTATCTAAGACCGCATCTTTTTTTCTCATTTTACTTTTTTTATTATTTGCAAATGAATTTTTTAAGAAAAGAGTTTCAAATAAATACTTGCAATTTGGCGCTTATTTTTTTGTAAATTTTACTTTTTTGAGCTTTTTTATTCCGGTGATTTTAAAAAAAATGAATACAGAAATATTTATTATTTCTGGTTTAATAAGCCTTGTATCTACATTTTTACTAATAATTTTAGTTTATAAAAATAGTTACTCTACAAGAGTAGCAATGGTAAAGTGGAAAATGTTTGGTTTAATCTTTAGTATTTACATACTTATAAATACTTTTTATTATTTCAGATTAATTCCGCCTGTGCCACTAGCACTAGATAAAGGTGTAGTTGCACACAATATCCAAATACAAAATGGTAATTATAAAGTTTCTTATGAAATAGACAATTGGTATATCTTTTGGCGAGATCATAAAATAGATTTCAATAGAACTATAAACAAACCTGTATATGTTTTTACTTCGATATTTGCACCAACAGATTTAAAAAAGAAAATATATCATCAATGGAAATGGTATAATAAAACTTTAGATAGTTGGCAAAATCTCGATAAAATAGGATTTGAAATTACTGGCGGAAGAGACAATGGTTATAGAGGCTACAGTTATAAAAACAACGTAAAAGATGGTATGTGGAAGGTAGAGGTAGTTACAGAAGAAGATTTGGTTTTGGGTGTAGTAGATTTTAACATAAAAACAGGTAAATCTTCAAGAAAAACCAATTTAAAAGTTAGAGAATTTTAA
- a CDS encoding M28 family metallopeptidase, which translates to MKKITMLLFLFVSVSLSAQTDAKIYDIINAVSADRIKADVKRLTEFGTRNTFSDTISNTRGIGAARRWIKSEFESISKDCNNCIDVFYQKDFVTKKGNGRVPHDAWVVNVVAVQKGTKYPNKYVIMSGDIDSRASNTMDFTTDAPGANDNASGMAGTIEAARVLSKYKFESSIIYVGLSGEEQGLFGGAGLAKYAKDNNWDIIGILNNDMIGNIEGVDGVIDNRSFRIFSEPVPANESERQRRMRRFYGGEVDGISRQLARYIHNNVKTYMPEMNPMMIYRLDRFGRGGHHRPFNDLGFAGIRIMEAHENYTQQHQDIRTENGINYGDTFEHVNFPYAKKLTAVNAINLASLAWAPEAPKEVAIGGIVQASAKLKWSKVDGAKGYKIYWRDTTSPTWDHSRYVETTEFTLEGIVIDNFFFGVSAVGENGHESVVVFPNKIWR; encoded by the coding sequence ATGAAAAAAATTACAATGCTACTATTCTTGTTTGTTTCAGTATCACTTTCAGCACAAACAGACGCAAAAATTTACGATATTATAAATGCTGTTTCTGCAGATAGAATTAAAGCTGATGTTAAAAGGTTAACAGAATTTGGTACTCGTAATACATTTTCTGATACTATTTCTAACACACGTGGTATTGGCGCTGCAAGAAGATGGATAAAATCTGAATTCGAATCTATTTCTAAAGACTGCAACAATTGTATTGATGTGTTTTATCAGAAAGATTTTGTTACTAAAAAAGGAAACGGAAGAGTGCCACATGATGCTTGGGTTGTAAATGTTGTTGCGGTTCAAAAAGGAACAAAATATCCAAACAAATATGTTATTATGAGTGGTGATATAGATTCGAGAGCTAGTAATACTATGGATTTTACAACGGATGCACCCGGAGCAAACGACAACGCATCTGGAATGGCAGGAACCATTGAAGCGGCAAGAGTTTTAAGTAAATATAAATTTGAAAGTAGTATTATTTATGTTGGTCTATCGGGTGAAGAGCAAGGCCTTTTTGGAGGTGCAGGTTTAGCCAAATATGCAAAAGATAATAATTGGGATATTATCGGAATTTTAAACAATGATATGATTGGTAATATCGAAGGAGTTGATGGAGTAATTGATAACAGATCTTTTAGAATTTTTTCTGAACCAGTGCCAGCAAATGAATCTGAAAGACAAAGAAGAATGAGACGTTTTTATGGTGGAGAAGTAGATGGTATTTCTAGACAGTTGGCAAGATATATTCATAATAATGTAAAAACATATATGCCAGAAATGAATCCGATGATGATTTATAGATTGGATAGATTTGGTAGAGGTGGGCATCATAGACCTTTTAACGATTTAGGTTTTGCAGGAATTAGAATTATGGAAGCTCATGAAAATTACACACAGCAGCACCAAGATATTAGAACCGAAAACGGAATTAATTATGGTGATACTTTTGAGCATGTTAATTTTCCGTATGCTAAAAAATTAACGGCTGTAAATGCAATTAATTTAGCAAGTTTAGCGTGGGCACCAGAAGCTCCTAAAGAAGTTGCCATTGGCGGAATTGTACAAGCTAGTGCAAAATTAAAATGGAGTAAAGTTGACGGAGCTAAAGGTTACAAGATTTATTGGAGAGATACAACTTCACCAACCTGGGATCATTCTAGATATGTAGAAACTACAGAGTTTACTTTAGAAGGTATTGTTATAGATAATTTCTTTTTTGGTGTTTCTGCAGTAGGAGAGAACGGTCATGAAAGTGTTGTAGTTTTTCCGAATAAAATATGGAGATAA
- a CDS encoding M23 family metallopeptidase, which translates to MNFRILIIGFLLVSCSETYKKPNYIKFNLTTDSIFVTTKNKNVSPIFIKIVDRAAKEQFIDIDKKSEKILLKFNKSVVDTNYILEHYKFYGYYGTSNLKNYDTLYNYQLPFLKGKRYRVLQGNFGSYSHNKITSKYAIDFKMKIGQEVCAIRDAIVVDVKNHFEKNGTSKKYLNKANVVFAIHKDDTYVQYAHFKKDGVLVKLGDTIKKGQIIGYSGNTGFSSEPHLHFTIYKPTKNGLVSIPFILDSIPSSKYKKGKYALHN; encoded by the coding sequence GTGAATTTTAGAATTTTAATTATTGGTTTTTTATTAGTCTCGTGTTCAGAAACATATAAAAAACCAAATTATATTAAATTCAATCTAACTACAGATTCAATTTTTGTAACTACCAAAAACAAGAATGTTTCTCCTATATTTATTAAAATAGTAGATAGAGCTGCCAAAGAACAATTTATAGATATTGATAAGAAGAGTGAAAAAATCTTATTAAAATTCAATAAATCTGTTGTTGATACCAATTATATATTAGAGCACTACAAATTCTATGGTTATTATGGTACTTCTAATTTAAAGAATTATGATACGCTTTATAATTACCAATTGCCTTTTTTAAAAGGGAAACGTTATAGAGTTTTACAAGGTAATTTTGGTAGTTATTCTCACAATAAAATAACATCAAAATATGCTATAGATTTTAAAATGAAAATTGGGCAAGAAGTATGTGCTATAAGAGATGCCATAGTTGTAGATGTAAAAAATCATTTTGAAAAAAATGGTACAAGTAAAAAGTATCTAAACAAAGCAAATGTTGTTTTTGCAATACATAAAGACGATACTTATGTTCAATATGCGCACTTTAAGAAAGATGGCGTGTTAGTTAAATTGGGTGATACTATAAAGAAAGGTCAAATTATTGGTTATTCTGGTAATACAGGTTTTTCTTCAGAACCGCATTTGCATTTTACTATTTATAAACCAACAAAAAATGGTTTGGTTTCAATTCCGTTTATATTAGATAGTATACCAAGTTCTAAATACAAGAAAGGTAAATACGCATTGCATAATTAA
- a CDS encoding carbohydrate kinase family protein has product MTKFVCFGEVLWDVFDTHKKIGGAPLNVANRLKSFHNDVAIITAVGNDELAKPILKLIEDLKINLDAVSILNDFNTGEVNVTLNNKGSATYSIPQPKAWDKIPYTKASENLVKQADAFVFGSLITRDNVSKETLFKLLEVSNYKIFDVNLRAPFYQKEVLIDLMHKADFIKFNDEELYEISDFLGSKFNNLEQNIHFISEKTKTKHICVTKGEHGAVLFYNNCLFYNSGYRIKVKDTVGSGDSFLASLISKLRNGATPQDSINFACAVGALVAANEGANPVITAKEINAFSLI; this is encoded by the coding sequence ATGACAAAATTTGTGTGTTTTGGTGAAGTTTTATGGGATGTTTTTGATACTCATAAAAAAATTGGAGGCGCTCCTTTAAATGTTGCCAATAGGTTAAAGTCTTTTCATAATGATGTAGCTATAATAACTGCCGTTGGTAATGATGAGTTAGCAAAACCTATCTTAAAATTAATAGAAGATTTAAAAATTAATTTAGACGCAGTTTCTATTTTAAATGATTTCAATACTGGCGAAGTCAATGTAACATTAAATAATAAAGGTTCGGCAACTTATAGCATTCCACAACCAAAAGCATGGGACAAAATACCTTATACAAAAGCATCAGAAAACTTAGTAAAACAAGCTGATGCCTTTGTTTTTGGAAGTTTAATAACAAGAGACAACGTTTCTAAAGAAACTTTATTTAAACTATTAGAAGTATCTAATTATAAAATTTTCGACGTTAATTTAAGAGCTCCTTTTTATCAGAAGGAGGTTTTAATAGATTTAATGCACAAAGCAGATTTTATTAAATTTAATGATGAAGAACTCTATGAAATTTCTGATTTTCTAGGTTCAAAATTTAATAATTTAGAACAGAATATTCATTTTATATCAGAAAAAACAAAAACAAAACATATTTGTGTTACAAAAGGAGAACACGGAGCCGTTTTATTTTACAACAATTGTTTATTTTACAATAGTGGTTATAGAATTAAAGTAAAAGATACTGTAGGTTCTGGCGATTCTTTTTTAGCTTCTTTAATTAGTAAATTGCGAAATGGTGCTACACCACAAGATTCTATAAACTTCGCCTGTGCTGTTGGTGCTTTGGTAGCTGCAAATGAAGGTGCAAATCCTGTTATTACAGCAAAAGAAATTAATGCTTTTAGTTTGATATAA
- a CDS encoding glycosyltransferase, with protein sequence MKSILMISLHGYVGANAELGKPDTGGQVVYVLELADRFSRLGKRVDLVTRQFEDQPEYDHVDDNFNIWRIPFGGKKFIRKEDMHDHLKKFVTNTLAAIKKENKKYDVVYSHYWDAGWAGQKIAEELGICHVHTPHSLGWWKQHTMGSDMDEIEMEKTYRFKERIRKEYFVYQMCNYVIATTLPQVDLLIQQYDVLSRNCSMIPPGIDENRFFPVPSKENDKIRLKYDIKPTDILALGRMAHNKGYDLLLHALPTVFELCPEARLVAAIGGDSQQDRDGIEKLKELAEELGITDKIKWKNYISDEDLANVYRSASIFVMPSRYEPFGMVAIEAMACGTPSVVTVHGGLCDLIDFGNQALFADPHRPTEFGAMMAMPLLYPNLRNEMSVEGARFARRNFGWTGIAKRMLTIFNSSINQQTMETNIF encoded by the coding sequence ATGAAATCGATTTTAATGATCTCTTTACATGGGTATGTTGGAGCAAATGCAGAACTAGGAAAACCAGATACAGGAGGCCAAGTAGTATATGTTTTAGAATTAGCAGACAGGTTTAGTAGATTAGGCAAACGTGTAGATTTAGTAACAAGACAATTTGAAGACCAACCAGAATATGATCATGTAGATGATAATTTTAATATTTGGAGGATTCCTTTTGGTGGAAAAAAATTCATCAGAAAAGAAGATATGCACGACCATCTTAAAAAGTTTGTTACAAACACTTTAGCTGCCATCAAAAAAGAGAATAAAAAATATGATGTTGTTTATTCTCATTATTGGGATGCTGGTTGGGCAGGACAGAAAATAGCAGAAGAATTAGGTATTTGTCACGTTCATACACCACATTCTTTGGGTTGGTGGAAACAGCACACCATGGGAAGTGATATGGACGAAATAGAAATGGAAAAAACCTACCGATTTAAAGAACGTATTAGAAAAGAATATTTTGTCTATCAAATGTGTAATTATGTAATTGCAACAACGTTACCTCAAGTAGATTTATTAATTCAGCAATACGACGTTTTGTCTAGAAATTGTAGTATGATACCTCCGGGAATAGACGAGAATCGATTTTTTCCTGTTCCTTCAAAAGAAAATGACAAGATTCGTTTAAAATACGATATAAAACCTACCGATATTTTAGCATTAGGAAGAATGGCGCATAACAAAGGATACGATTTACTTTTACATGCTTTACCAACCGTATTTGAATTGTGTCCGGAAGCGAGATTGGTCGCTGCAATTGGTGGAGATTCTCAGCAAGACAGAGATGGTATTGAAAAATTAAAAGAATTGGCAGAAGAACTTGGTATTACAGATAAAATAAAATGGAAAAATTATATTTCTGATGAAGATTTAGCAAACGTATACAGATCTGCAAGTATCTTTGTAATGCCTTCTAGATACGAACCTTTTGGTATGGTTGCAATTGAAGCAATGGCTTGTGGCACACCAAGTGTTGTAACTGTGCATGGTGGTTTGTGCGATTTGATAGATTTTGGAAATCAAGCTTTATTTGCAGATCCGCATAGACCAACAGAGTTTGGCGCAATGATGGCAATGCCACTCTTGTACCCTAATTTAAGAAACGAAATGTCTGTGGAAGGAGCTCGTTTTGCAAGAAGAAATTTTGGTTGGACAGGTATTGCTAAAAGAATGTTGACTATTTTTAACAGCTCTATAAATCAACAAACAATGGAAACTAATATATTTTAA